In a single window of the Streptacidiphilus sp. P02-A3a genome:
- a CDS encoding P-II family nitrogen regulator: protein MKLITAVIKPHRLDEVKDALQAFGVHGLTVTEASGYGRQHGHTEVYRGAEYTVDLVPKVRIEVLAEDDDAEGLIEVIIKAARTGKIGDGKVWSVPVETAVRVRTGERGPDAL, encoded by the coding sequence ATGAAGCTCATCACCGCAGTCATCAAGCCGCACCGTCTGGACGAGGTCAAGGACGCGCTTCAGGCGTTCGGGGTGCACGGGCTGACCGTCACCGAGGCCAGCGGCTATGGTCGGCAGCACGGCCACACCGAGGTCTACCGGGGTGCCGAGTACACCGTGGACCTGGTGCCCAAGGTCCGGATAGAGGTGCTGGCCGAGGACGACGACGCCGAAGGCCTGATAGAGGTGATCATCAAGGCCGCCCGCACTGGCAAGATCGGTGACGGCAAGGTCTGGAGCGTCCCGGTCGAGACCGCGGTCCGGGTACGCACCGGGGAACGCGGACCGGACGCGCTGTAG
- a CDS encoding [protein-PII] uridylyltransferase: protein MTDRQQAQAGSTPVLGTSAPAPGPGSGPRPDSATEPTGYAAQRLHLLRADPRTGAARRAALAELTDRWLSGLFTTAADGLTGVALVAVGGYGRGELSPRSDLDLLLLHDGGPSGTAVSQLAEQIWYPVWDNGIALDHSVRDLGTARKVAAGDLKVQLGLLDARHLAGDPSLTASLRSSVLADWRSAAADRLPELHALCRERAERHGELSFLLEPDLKEARGGLRDLTALDAVAASWIADAPRAGLDAAGARLRDVRDTLHLVTGRATDRLSLQDQDQVAAELGVLDADILLRQVYEAARTVAYAADVTWREVDRVLRARSDRPRRSTRFGFGSAGRAAPQRGSALRSPLAEGVVEQDGEAVLAATAKPAADPVLPLRAAAAAAQAGLPLAPSTARRLAAESRPLPVPWPDEAREQLVTLLGAGESAIPVWEALEAEGLVARLLPDWERVRCRPQRNAVHRWTVDRHLVETAVQAAALTRRVARPDLLLVAALLHDIGKGWPGDHSEAGEVITRDVAARLGFPKPDVDTLALLVRQHLLLVDTATRRDLDDPATVATITSAVGSTGVLELLHALTEADALATGPAAWSTWRATLVADLAGRAAAALDEESRQAPGSGSGPGPAEPSAEEERLAVEAARTGGPVLSLRAESEQAPDPTTEPMGVTLTLALPDRPAVLPTVAGVLALHRLTVRAAAIRELDPIGAGPVLALTWQVAAEFGEVPEAARLRADIRRALDGGLDVSRRLAERDASAPRRRGSAAPPPRVTVAAGGSASATVLEVRAHDAPGLLHRIGRALESTGVRVRTARISTLGADAVDAFYVTGVDGRPLPRERALEVARSVERALC from the coding sequence TTGACTGATCGGCAGCAGGCACAGGCAGGCTCCACCCCCGTCCTCGGCACGTCCGCCCCGGCACCCGGCCCCGGCAGCGGTCCCAGGCCCGACTCCGCAACCGAACCGACCGGCTACGCGGCCCAGCGGCTGCACCTGCTGCGCGCGGACCCGAGGACCGGCGCGGCCCGCCGCGCCGCCCTGGCCGAGCTCACCGACCGCTGGCTGTCCGGCCTGTTCACCACCGCCGCCGACGGCCTGACCGGGGTCGCCCTGGTCGCCGTCGGCGGCTACGGGCGCGGCGAACTGTCCCCCCGCAGCGACCTGGACCTGCTGCTGCTGCACGACGGCGGGCCCAGCGGCACGGCCGTCTCGCAACTCGCCGAACAGATCTGGTACCCGGTCTGGGACAACGGCATCGCCCTGGACCACTCGGTGCGCGACCTGGGCACCGCCCGCAAGGTCGCCGCGGGCGACCTCAAGGTGCAGCTGGGCCTGCTGGACGCCCGGCACCTGGCGGGGGACCCGTCGCTGACCGCCTCGCTGCGCTCCAGCGTGCTGGCCGACTGGCGCTCGGCCGCCGCCGACCGGCTGCCGGAGCTGCACGCCCTGTGCCGGGAGCGCGCGGAACGCCACGGCGAGCTGTCGTTCCTGCTGGAGCCCGACCTCAAGGAGGCCAGGGGCGGCCTGCGCGACCTCACCGCACTGGACGCGGTGGCCGCCTCCTGGATCGCCGACGCGCCCCGGGCCGGTCTGGACGCCGCCGGAGCCCGGCTGCGCGACGTCCGGGACACGCTGCACCTGGTCACCGGCCGGGCCACCGACCGGCTCAGCCTCCAGGACCAGGACCAGGTCGCGGCCGAGCTCGGGGTGCTCGACGCGGACATCCTGCTGCGCCAGGTCTACGAGGCGGCCCGCACCGTCGCCTACGCCGCCGACGTCACCTGGCGCGAGGTGGACCGGGTGCTGCGGGCCCGCAGCGACCGGCCGCGCCGCAGCACCCGCTTCGGCTTCGGCTCCGCCGGGCGGGCCGCGCCGCAGCGCGGCTCCGCGCTGCGCAGCCCGCTGGCGGAGGGCGTGGTCGAGCAGGACGGCGAGGCGGTGCTGGCCGCCACCGCCAAGCCCGCCGCCGATCCGGTGCTGCCGCTGCGGGCCGCGGCGGCCGCCGCCCAGGCCGGTCTGCCGCTGGCGCCCTCGACCGCCCGCCGCCTGGCCGCCGAGTCCCGGCCGCTGCCGGTGCCCTGGCCGGACGAGGCCCGGGAGCAGCTGGTGACCCTGCTCGGCGCGGGGGAGAGCGCGATCCCGGTCTGGGAGGCGCTGGAGGCCGAGGGACTGGTGGCCAGGCTGCTGCCGGACTGGGAGCGGGTCCGCTGTCGCCCGCAGCGCAACGCGGTGCACCGGTGGACGGTCGACCGCCACCTGGTGGAGACGGCGGTCCAGGCCGCCGCGCTCACCCGCCGGGTGGCCCGCCCCGACCTGCTGCTGGTGGCGGCGCTGCTGCACGACATCGGCAAGGGCTGGCCGGGCGACCACTCCGAGGCGGGCGAGGTGATCACCCGCGACGTCGCCGCCCGGCTCGGCTTCCCCAAGCCGGACGTGGACACCCTGGCGCTGCTGGTCCGGCAGCACCTGCTGCTGGTGGACACGGCGACCCGGCGCGACCTGGACGACCCGGCCACGGTGGCCACGATCACCTCGGCGGTCGGCAGCACCGGCGTACTGGAGCTGCTGCACGCGCTGACCGAGGCCGACGCGCTGGCCACCGGTCCGGCCGCGTGGAGCACCTGGCGGGCCACCCTGGTCGCCGACCTGGCCGGGCGGGCCGCCGCCGCCCTGGACGAGGAGTCCCGGCAGGCCCCCGGTTCCGGCAGCGGCCCCGGTCCGGCCGAGCCCTCGGCGGAGGAGGAGCGGCTGGCGGTGGAGGCGGCCCGCACCGGCGGCCCGGTGCTGTCGCTGCGGGCCGAGTCCGAGCAGGCGCCGGACCCGACCACCGAGCCGATGGGGGTCACCCTCACCCTGGCGCTGCCGGACCGCCCGGCGGTGCTGCCGACGGTGGCCGGGGTGCTGGCGCTGCACCGGCTGACCGTCCGGGCGGCGGCGATCCGCGAGCTCGACCCGATCGGCGCCGGCCCGGTGCTGGCGCTGACCTGGCAGGTGGCCGCCGAGTTCGGCGAGGTACCGGAGGCGGCCCGGCTGCGCGCGGACATCCGCCGGGCACTGGACGGCGGGCTCGACGTCAGCCGCCGCCTGGCCGAGCGGGACGCCTCGGCCCCGCGCCGCCGGGGCAGCGCCGCCCCGCCGCCGCGGGTCACCGTCGCGGCGGGCGGCTCGGCCTCGGCGACGGTGCTCGAAGTCCGCGCGCACGACGCCCCGGGCCTGCTGCACCGGATCGGCCGGGCGCTGGAGTCGACCGGGGTCCGGGTCCGTACCGCGCGGATCTCCACCCTGGGCGCGGACGCGGTCGACGCCTTCTACGTGACCGGCGTCGACGGCCGTCCGCTGCCGCGCGAGCGCGCGCTGGAGGTGGCCCGATCGGTGGAGCGGGCGCTGTGCTGA
- the ftsH gene encoding ATP-dependent zinc metalloprotease FtsH, whose amino-acid sequence MTTPAPPRDTPEKPWRSEGAPPPPPQQPKPPRISWIRLVLFAVVVYLLADLLLSLFGNANSISVTYTEFSKQLNAGQVAEIYAKGDTIQGKLKSAQPKPDNGKGSYTDFTTQRPVFAEDNLWATLEAKGVVVDAEPVVKERSFLANLLISLAPMLLLVVLWLVIARRLGSGGMGGLGGLAKKGPPRPVTQGPGERRTTFADVAGIDEVKAELTEVVDFLKHPETYRRMGAKMPRGVLLAGPPGTGKTLLARAVAGEAGVPFFSASASEFVEMIVGVGASRVRELFTEARKVAPAIIFIDEIDTIGRARGGNAMGGHDEREQTLNQILTEMDGFSGSEGVVVIAATNRAEVLDPALLRPGRFDRTVTVSPPDREGRRAILAIHTREVPLAPDVDLEQVARITPGMTGADLANLANEAALLAVKRGLTQVGAREFSDALEKVQLGAKRSLVMPEEERRRTAYHESGHALLGMLHPGADPVRKITIVPRGRALGVTLSTPDADRYSYTEEYLRSRIIGALGGMAAEQVVYGMVTTGAESDLEQVTSIARGMAGRWGMSERVGRLTAIPNDTQGAYGLSSAPATLDAVDGEARRIVAECYAEACRQLTDHRPQLDALADALMDHETLDEEAAYRVAGMPRGGRG is encoded by the coding sequence GTGACTACTCCGGCACCGCCCCGCGACACCCCCGAGAAGCCGTGGCGGTCGGAGGGCGCCCCGCCGCCGCCCCCGCAGCAACCCAAGCCGCCGCGGATCAGCTGGATCCGGCTGGTGCTGTTCGCCGTGGTCGTCTACCTGCTGGCCGACCTGCTGCTCAGCCTGTTCGGCAACGCGAACAGCATCAGCGTCACCTACACCGAGTTCAGCAAGCAGCTCAACGCCGGACAGGTCGCCGAGATCTACGCCAAGGGCGACACCATCCAGGGCAAGCTGAAGTCGGCCCAGCCCAAGCCCGACAACGGCAAGGGCAGCTACACCGACTTCACCACCCAGCGCCCGGTGTTCGCCGAGGACAACCTGTGGGCCACGCTGGAGGCCAAGGGCGTGGTGGTGGACGCCGAACCGGTGGTCAAGGAGCGCAGCTTCCTGGCCAACCTGCTGATCTCGCTGGCCCCGATGCTGCTGCTGGTGGTGCTCTGGCTGGTGATCGCCCGCAGGCTGGGCAGCGGCGGCATGGGCGGCCTCGGCGGCCTGGCGAAGAAGGGCCCGCCCCGGCCGGTCACCCAGGGCCCCGGCGAACGCCGCACCACCTTCGCCGACGTGGCCGGGATCGACGAGGTCAAGGCCGAGCTCACCGAGGTGGTGGACTTCCTCAAGCACCCCGAGACCTACCGCCGGATGGGCGCCAAGATGCCGCGCGGGGTGCTGCTCGCCGGTCCGCCCGGCACCGGCAAGACCCTGCTCGCCCGGGCCGTCGCCGGGGAGGCCGGGGTGCCATTCTTCTCCGCCTCCGCCTCCGAGTTCGTGGAGATGATCGTCGGCGTCGGGGCCTCCCGGGTACGCGAGCTGTTCACCGAGGCCCGCAAGGTCGCCCCGGCGATCATCTTCATCGACGAGATCGACACCATCGGCCGCGCCCGCGGCGGCAACGCCATGGGCGGCCACGACGAGCGCGAGCAGACGCTCAACCAGATCCTCACCGAGATGGACGGCTTCTCCGGCTCCGAGGGGGTGGTGGTGATCGCCGCCACCAACCGGGCCGAGGTACTGGACCCGGCGCTGCTGCGCCCAGGACGCTTCGACCGCACGGTCACCGTCAGCCCGCCGGACCGTGAGGGCCGCCGCGCGATCCTGGCCATCCACACCCGCGAGGTGCCGCTGGCCCCCGACGTGGACCTGGAGCAGGTGGCCCGGATCACCCCCGGCATGACCGGCGCCGACCTGGCCAACCTCGCCAACGAGGCCGCGCTGCTCGCGGTCAAGCGCGGCCTGACCCAGGTCGGCGCCCGGGAGTTCTCGGACGCCCTGGAGAAGGTCCAGCTCGGCGCCAAGCGCTCGCTGGTGATGCCGGAGGAGGAGCGCCGCCGCACCGCGTACCACGAGTCCGGGCACGCGCTGCTGGGCATGCTGCACCCCGGCGCGGACCCGGTCCGCAAGATCACCATCGTGCCCCGCGGCCGGGCCCTGGGGGTCACCCTGTCCACCCCCGACGCCGACCGCTACTCCTACACCGAGGAGTACCTGCGCTCGCGGATCATCGGCGCGCTCGGCGGCATGGCCGCCGAGCAGGTCGTCTACGGGATGGTCACCACCGGTGCGGAGAGCGACCTGGAGCAGGTGACCAGCATCGCCCGGGGCATGGCCGGACGCTGGGGCATGAGCGAGCGGGTGGGTCGGCTCACCGCCATCCCCAACGACACCCAGGGCGCCTACGGCCTGTCCTCCGCCCCGGCCACACTGGACGCGGTGGACGGCGAGGCCCGCCGCATCGTCGCCGAGTGCTACGCCGAGGCCTGCCGCCAACTGACGGACCACCGGCCGCAGTTGGATGCCCTCGCGGATGCGCTGATGGACCACGAGACGCTGGACGAGGAGGCCGCCTACCGGGTCGCCGGAATGCCCCGGGGCGGGCGCGGCTGA
- a CDS encoding GNAT family N-acetyltransferase: MRVEIRTPKLSDATLYAAAVRRSAEHVGRWNPVEPDGLVDLVRRQGPVLRTFLVLDVEDGGLVGTCNVANIVRGRFQNGTLGYNSYLPYNGTGRMSEGMRLVVDRCFTPETSGGLGLHRLEINVQPENIPSMAMAKRLGFRHEGTSPRMLFLQDAWRDHERYALTAEEWPGLDTP; the protein is encoded by the coding sequence ATGCGAGTGGAGATCCGTACCCCGAAACTGTCCGATGCCACCCTCTACGCCGCCGCCGTCCGGCGCTCCGCCGAGCACGTCGGGCGGTGGAACCCGGTCGAGCCGGACGGCCTGGTCGACCTGGTCCGCCGTCAGGGCCCGGTGCTGCGGACGTTCCTGGTCCTCGACGTCGAGGACGGTGGCCTGGTCGGTACCTGCAACGTGGCCAACATCGTCCGGGGCCGTTTCCAGAACGGCACCCTGGGCTACAACTCCTACCTGCCGTACAACGGCACCGGTCGGATGTCCGAGGGGATGCGGCTGGTGGTCGACCGCTGCTTCACCCCGGAGACCTCGGGCGGCCTCGGGCTGCACCGGCTGGAGATCAACGTGCAGCCGGAGAACATCCCGTCGATGGCGATGGCCAAGCGCCTCGGCTTCCGGCACGAGGGCACCTCGCCGCGGATGCTGTTCCTCCAGGATGCCTGGCGCGACCACGAGCGCTACGCGCTGACGGCGGAGGAGTGGCCGGGCCTCGACACGCCCTGA
- a CDS encoding bifunctional DNA primase/polymerase, giving the protein MLFDRPIFGGRALGPRGRARASRCRAVAEYTLTLGWTAVLAGSELPPASSPDQVGDLWLRHPGAELRLRTGIGFDALDVPEQAGFRALVRLERMGVRPGPVLAAGDRALFLVAPHTAEVLPDLLYRTGWDDAELDLRCHGPGGSVPAPPTALTRWLRPPTPESAARPPEARLLLGTLAYACHRGVAGLVGRR; this is encoded by the coding sequence ATCCTGTTCGACAGGCCGATCTTCGGCGGACGCGCGCTGGGCCCACGCGGTCGGGCCCGCGCCAGCCGGTGCCGGGCCGTCGCCGAGTACACGCTGACCCTGGGCTGGACCGCCGTCCTGGCCGGGTCCGAACTGCCGCCCGCCAGCAGTCCGGACCAGGTCGGCGACCTGTGGCTGCGGCACCCCGGCGCGGAGCTGCGGCTGCGCACCGGCATCGGCTTCGACGCGCTGGACGTCCCGGAGCAGGCGGGCTTCCGGGCGCTGGTCCGGCTGGAGCGGATGGGCGTCCGGCCCGGGCCGGTGCTGGCGGCCGGGGACCGGGCGCTGTTCCTGGTCGCCCCGCACACCGCCGAGGTGCTGCCGGACCTGCTGTACCGCACCGGCTGGGACGACGCCGAGCTCGACCTGCGCTGCCACGGCCCGGGCGGTTCGGTCCCGGCACCGCCCACCGCGCTCACCCGCTGGCTGCGCCCGCCCACGCCGGAGAGCGCGGCCCGCCCGCCGGAGGCCAGGCTGCTGCTGGGGACGCTGGCGTACGCCTGCCACCGGGGGGTCGCCGGGCTGGTCGGGCGGCGCTGA
- the ftsY gene encoding signal recognition particle-docking protein FtsY has translation METIILIVVIAVVLLGAAAGLVVNGRRRKQLPPPPPPDTTLGAPARPTPVEPRPTVEAEPEAEPEAQAEPEAQAEPEAEAAEEPVAEALAPPALEVPEPTAGRLVRLRSRLSRSQNSMGKGLLSLLSRDHLDEDTWEEIEEVLLTADVGVTPTQELVERLRTRVRVLGTRTPDDLRALLREELLALVDPEMDRTLHTARHTEEEPPRPAVILVVGVNGVGKTTTSGKLARVLVADGRTVLLGAADTFRAAAADQLQTWGERVGAHTVRGPEGGDPASVAFEAVKQGIADGADTVLVDTAGRLHTKTGLMDELGKVKRVVEKHGPVDEVLLVLDATTGQNGLVQAKVFAEVVDITGIVLTKLDGTAKGGIVVAVQRQLGVPVKLIGLGEGPDDLAPFEPDAFVDALIG, from the coding sequence ATGGAAACCATCATTCTCATCGTAGTCATCGCGGTGGTCCTGCTCGGAGCCGCCGCCGGTCTCGTCGTCAACGGCCGACGACGCAAGCAGCTGCCGCCGCCCCCGCCCCCGGACACCACCCTCGGCGCCCCGGCCCGGCCGACCCCGGTCGAGCCGCGGCCCACCGTCGAGGCCGAACCCGAAGCCGAGCCTGAAGCCCAGGCCGAACCCGAAGCCCAGGCCGAACCCGAAGCCGAGGCCGCCGAGGAACCGGTGGCCGAGGCGCTGGCCCCGCCCGCGCTGGAGGTCCCGGAGCCGACCGCGGGCCGCCTGGTCCGGCTGCGCTCGCGACTGTCGCGCTCGCAGAACTCCATGGGCAAGGGCCTGCTCTCGCTGCTCTCCCGGGACCACCTGGACGAGGACACCTGGGAGGAGATCGAGGAGGTCCTGCTCACCGCCGACGTCGGGGTCACCCCGACCCAGGAGCTGGTGGAGCGGCTGCGTACCCGGGTCCGGGTGCTCGGCACCCGTACCCCGGACGACCTGCGCGCGCTGCTCCGCGAGGAGCTGCTGGCCCTGGTCGACCCGGAGATGGACCGCACCCTGCACACCGCCCGGCACACCGAGGAGGAGCCGCCGCGTCCGGCGGTGATACTGGTCGTCGGCGTCAACGGGGTCGGCAAGACCACCACCAGCGGCAAGCTCGCCCGGGTCCTGGTCGCCGACGGCCGGACCGTGCTGCTGGGCGCGGCCGACACCTTCCGCGCCGCCGCCGCGGACCAGTTGCAGACCTGGGGCGAGCGGGTCGGCGCGCACACGGTGCGCGGCCCGGAGGGCGGCGACCCGGCCTCGGTGGCCTTCGAGGCGGTCAAGCAGGGCATCGCCGACGGCGCCGACACCGTCCTGGTGGACACCGCCGGACGGCTGCACACCAAGACCGGCCTGATGGACGAGCTGGGCAAGGTCAAGCGGGTGGTGGAGAAGCACGGCCCGGTGGACGAGGTGCTGCTGGTGCTCGACGCCACCACCGGCCAGAACGGCCTGGTGCAGGCGAAGGTCTTCGCCGAGGTGGTGGACATCACCGGGATCGTGCTGACCAAGCTGGACGGCACCGCCAAGGGTGGCATCGTCGTCGCCGTGCAGCGCCAGCTGGGCGTGCCGGTGAAGCTGATCGGCCTGGGCGAGGGCCCGGACGACCTGGCGCCGTTCGAGCCGGACGCCTTCGTGGACGCGCTCATCGGCTGA
- a CDS encoding ammonium transporter gives MPTGFSGGDTAFVLISAALVMLMTPGLAFFYGGMVRAKSALNMLVMSFIALGIVTVLWVLFGFSLSFGPDAFHGLIGNLHYLGMRNIGMNQLYLGYGIPVFALSAFQLMFAVITPALISGAIADRTRFAAWGLFVALWTTLVYFPVAHWVFYSDNGKGGWLVDKVGVLDFAGGTAVHLNAGMAGLALCLVLGKRVGFKKDPMRPHSLPLVMLGSGLLWFGWFGFNAGSALSANGLAGIAFINTQIATGAAMIGWLAFERIKHGAFTTLGAASGAVAGLVGITPACAYISPLGSLALGLIVGALCAYTISLKYKLGFDDSLDVVGVHAVGGATGALLIGLFATGHLGAPAKGLFYGGGLDQLGKQAIGVVSVGAYSFVMAYILGKLIEKTMGFRVPEEVEVAGIDLAEHAESAYDFSAVGAALSKALASPAQVAKDEPEVGVAAKAGAETKVEA, from the coding sequence ATGCCTACCGGCTTCAGCGGCGGGGACACCGCATTCGTGCTCATAAGCGCGGCACTGGTCATGTTGATGACACCGGGCCTCGCGTTCTTCTACGGCGGCATGGTCCGGGCCAAGAGCGCCCTGAACATGCTGGTCATGAGCTTCATCGCGCTGGGTATCGTGACAGTGCTCTGGGTGCTCTTCGGCTTCTCGCTCAGCTTCGGTCCTGACGCCTTCCACGGCTTGATCGGAAACCTGCACTACCTGGGCATGAGAAACATTGGGATGAACCAGCTCTACTTGGGCTATGGCATTCCGGTTTTCGCACTGTCCGCCTTCCAGTTGATGTTCGCGGTGATCACTCCGGCGCTGATCAGCGGCGCCATCGCGGACCGCACCCGCTTTGCCGCCTGGGGCCTCTTCGTCGCCCTGTGGACCACCCTCGTCTACTTCCCGGTCGCGCACTGGGTCTTCTACAGCGACAACGGCAAGGGCGGCTGGCTGGTCGACAAGGTCGGCGTGCTCGACTTCGCCGGCGGTACCGCGGTCCACCTCAACGCCGGTATGGCCGGTCTGGCCCTGTGCCTGGTCCTCGGCAAGCGGGTCGGCTTCAAGAAGGACCCGATGCGTCCGCACAGCCTGCCGCTGGTGATGCTCGGCTCCGGGCTGCTGTGGTTCGGCTGGTTCGGCTTCAACGCGGGCTCCGCGCTCTCCGCCAACGGCCTGGCCGGGATCGCCTTCATCAACACCCAGATCGCCACCGGTGCCGCGATGATCGGCTGGCTCGCCTTCGAGCGGATCAAGCACGGCGCCTTCACCACCCTCGGCGCGGCCTCCGGCGCGGTGGCCGGCCTGGTCGGGATCACCCCCGCCTGTGCCTACATCAGCCCGCTCGGCTCGCTGGCGCTCGGCCTGATCGTCGGCGCCCTGTGCGCCTACACCATCAGCCTCAAGTACAAGCTCGGCTTCGACGACTCGCTGGACGTGGTCGGCGTGCACGCCGTCGGCGGTGCCACCGGCGCCCTGCTGATCGGCCTGTTCGCCACCGGTCACCTGGGCGCCCCGGCCAAGGGCCTGTTCTACGGCGGCGGCCTGGACCAGCTCGGCAAGCAGGCGATCGGCGTGGTCTCGGTCGGCGCCTACTCCTTCGTGATGGCGTACATCCTGGGCAAGCTGATCGAGAAGACCATGGGCTTCCGGGTTCCGGAGGAGGTCGAGGTCGCCGGGATCGACCTGGCCGAGCACGCCGAGTCGGCCTACGACTTCAGCGCCGTCGGCGCGGCACTCTCCAAGGCCCTGGCGTCCCCCGCCCAGGTGGCCAAGGATGAGCCCGAGGTAGGCGTCGCCGCCAAGGCCGGCGCGGAAACGAAGGTCGAGGCATGA
- the ffh gene encoding signal recognition particle protein: protein MFDTLSDRLAATFKNLRGKGRLSEEDIDATCREIRIALLEADVALPAVRAFIKQVKERSLGVAIAGGLNPAQQVIKIVDEELVSILGGETRRLRYAKTGPTVIMLAGLQGAGKTTLAGKLGYWLKQQKHTPLLVACDLQRPNAVTQLGVVAERAGVAIYAPEPGNGVGDPVKVARDSIEYAKTKQYDVVIVDTAGRLGIDAELMRQAADIRSAVNPDEVLFVLDAMIGQDAVTTAQAFLEGVDFTGVVLSKLDGDARGGAALSVAHLTGRQIMFASNGEKLTDFDAFHPDRMASRILGMGDVLSLIEQAEKTFNQDESAKLVSKLSSKGGKEFGLGDFLGQLEQVAKMGSISKLLGMLPGMAQMRDQINNIDDKDVARVGAIIKSMTQAERDDPKIINGSRRARIAKGSGVHVSEVSSLVERFFEARKMMSAMAGGKGMPGMPGMPGMGGGGARKAKQQKQAKGKQKSGNPLKRAADQKAALERKAQPGGAFGPGAAQLPENFELPKEFKDLL from the coding sequence GTGTTCGATACCCTTTCCGACCGCCTCGCAGCGACGTTCAAGAACCTCCGTGGCAAGGGGCGCCTGTCCGAGGAGGACATCGACGCCACCTGCCGTGAGATCCGCATCGCCCTGCTGGAGGCCGACGTCGCGCTTCCGGCCGTGCGCGCGTTCATCAAGCAGGTCAAGGAGCGGTCCCTCGGCGTGGCGATCGCCGGTGGGCTGAACCCGGCCCAGCAGGTCATCAAGATCGTCGACGAGGAACTGGTCAGCATCCTCGGCGGGGAGACCCGGCGGCTGCGCTACGCCAAGACCGGTCCGACCGTGATCATGCTCGCGGGCCTCCAGGGCGCGGGCAAGACCACGCTCGCCGGAAAGCTCGGTTACTGGCTCAAGCAGCAGAAGCACACGCCGCTGCTGGTGGCCTGTGACCTGCAGCGCCCGAACGCGGTCACCCAGCTCGGCGTCGTCGCCGAGCGGGCCGGGGTGGCCATCTACGCCCCCGAGCCGGGCAACGGCGTCGGCGACCCGGTGAAGGTCGCCCGGGACTCCATCGAGTACGCCAAGACCAAGCAGTACGACGTGGTCATCGTCGACACCGCCGGCCGGCTCGGCATCGACGCCGAGCTGATGCGGCAGGCCGCCGACATCCGCTCGGCGGTCAACCCGGACGAGGTGCTGTTCGTCCTCGACGCGATGATCGGCCAGGACGCGGTCACCACCGCCCAGGCCTTCCTCGAAGGCGTCGACTTCACCGGTGTGGTGCTGTCCAAGCTGGACGGCGATGCCCGCGGTGGTGCCGCGCTGTCGGTGGCGCACCTCACCGGCCGTCAGATCATGTTCGCCTCCAACGGCGAGAAGCTGACCGACTTCGACGCGTTCCACCCGGACCGGATGGCCTCCCGGATCCTCGGCATGGGCGACGTGCTCAGCCTGATCGAGCAGGCCGAGAAGACGTTCAACCAGGACGAGTCCGCCAAGCTGGTCTCCAAGCTGTCCAGCAAGGGCGGCAAGGAGTTCGGCCTCGGCGACTTCCTGGGCCAGCTGGAGCAGGTCGCCAAGATGGGCTCCATCTCCAAGCTGCTGGGCATGCTGCCGGGCATGGCGCAGATGCGCGACCAGATCAACAACATCGACGACAAGGACGTCGCCCGGGTGGGCGCGATCATCAAGTCGATGACCCAGGCCGAGCGGGACGACCCGAAGATCATCAACGGCTCCCGCCGGGCCCGTATCGCCAAGGGCTCGGGCGTCCACGTGTCCGAGGTCAGCAGCCTGGTGGAGCGCTTCTTCGAGGCCCGCAAGATGATGTCGGCGATGGCCGGCGGCAAGGGCATGCCGGGGATGCCGGGCATGCCGGGCATGGGTGGCGGCGGCGCCCGCAAGGCCAAGCAGCAGAAGCAGGCCAAGGGCAAGCAGAAGTCCGGCAACCCGCTGAAGCGGGCCGCGGACCAGAAGGCCGCGCTGGAGCGCAAGGCGCAGCCGGGCGGGGCCTTCGGTCCCGGCGCGGCGCAGCTGCCGGAGAACTTCGAGCTCCCCAAGGAGTTCAAGGACCTGCTCTGA